A genomic segment from Fundulus heteroclitus isolate FHET01 chromosome 6, MU-UCD_Fhet_4.1, whole genome shotgun sequence encodes:
- the LOC105931019 gene encoding tropomyosin alpha-3 chain isoform X2 gives MEAIKKKMQMLKLDKENAIDRAEQAESDKKEAEDKSKQLEDELLALQKKLKGTEDELDKFSEALKDAQEKLELSEKKAADAEGEVASLNRRIQLVEEELDRAQERLATALQKLEEAEKAADESERGMKVIENRAMKDEEKMEIQELQLKEAKHIAEEADRKYEEVARKLVILEGDLERAEERAEIAELKCSELEEELKNVTNNLKSLEAQSDKYSEKEDKYEEEIKVLNDRLKEAETRAEFAERTVSKLEKTIDDLEDELYTQKLKYKAISEELDHALNDMNTL, from the exons ATGGAGGCCAtcaagaagaagatgcagatgCTTAAGCTGGACAAGGAGAACGCCATCGACAGGGCGGAGCAGGCCGAGTCCGACAAGAAGGAGGCAGAAGATAAATCCAAGCAG CTGGAGGACGAGCTGCTCGCTCTGCAGAAGAAACTGAAAGGTACGGAGGATGAGCTGGACAAGTTCTCCGAGGCCCTGAAGGATGCTCAGGAGAAGCTGGAACTGTCTGAGAAGAAGGCCGCAGAT GCCGAGGGCGAAGTGGCCTCTCTGAACCGACGCATCCAGctggtggaggaggagctggaccGAGCTCAGGAGAGACTGGCCACGGCCCTGCAGAAGCTGGAGGAGGCCGAGAAGGCTGCGGACGAGAGCGAAAG AGGCATGAAGGTGATTGAGAACAGAGCCATGAAAGACGAGGAGAAGATGGAGAtccaggagctgcagctcaAAGAGGCCAAACACATCGCGGAGGAGGCTGACCGCAAATATGAGGAG GTTGCTCGCAAACTGGTGATCCTAGAGGGTGACCTGGAGAGAGCAGAAGAGAGGGCAGAAATCGCTGAACT AAAGTGCAGCGAGTTGGAGGAAGAGCTTAAAAACGTCACCAACAACCTTAAGTCTCTAGAGGCGCAGTCTGATAAG TACTCTGAGAAAGAAGACAAATACGAAGAGGAGATTAAAGTCCTGAACGACAGACTCAAGGAG GCGGAAACCCGAGCAGAATTTGCCGAAAGGACGGTGTCGAAGCTCGAAAAGACCATAGACGACCTAGAAG ACGAGTTGTACACTCAGAAGCTGAAATACAAGGCTATCAGCGAGGAGCTGGACCATGCCCTCAATGATATGAACACCTTGTGA
- the LOC105931019 gene encoding tropomyosin alpha-1 chain isoform X1 — MEAIKKKMQMLKLDKENAIDRAEQAESDKKEAEDKSKQLEDELLALQKKLKGTEDELDKFSEALKDAQEKLELSEKKAADAEGEVASLNRRIQLVEEELDRAQERLATALQKLEEAEKAADESERGMKVIENRAMKDEEKMEIQELQLKEAKHIAEEADRKYEEVARKLVILEGDLERAEERAEIAELKCSELEEELKNVTNNLKSLEAQSDKYSEKEDKYEEEIKVLNDRLKEAETRAEFAERTVSKLEKTIDDLEESLSQAKEENLGMQQVLDQTLQELNSL; from the exons ATGGAGGCCAtcaagaagaagatgcagatgCTTAAGCTGGACAAGGAGAACGCCATCGACAGGGCGGAGCAGGCCGAGTCCGACAAGAAGGAGGCAGAAGATAAATCCAAGCAG CTGGAGGACGAGCTGCTCGCTCTGCAGAAGAAACTGAAAGGTACGGAGGATGAGCTGGACAAGTTCTCCGAGGCCCTGAAGGATGCTCAGGAGAAGCTGGAACTGTCTGAGAAGAAGGCCGCAGAT GCCGAGGGCGAAGTGGCCTCTCTGAACCGACGCATCCAGctggtggaggaggagctggaccGAGCTCAGGAGAGACTGGCCACGGCCCTGCAGAAGCTGGAGGAGGCCGAGAAGGCTGCGGACGAGAGCGAAAG AGGCATGAAGGTGATTGAGAACAGAGCCATGAAAGACGAGGAGAAGATGGAGAtccaggagctgcagctcaAAGAGGCCAAACACATCGCGGAGGAGGCTGACCGCAAATATGAGGAG GTTGCTCGCAAACTGGTGATCCTAGAGGGTGACCTGGAGAGAGCAGAAGAGAGGGCAGAAATCGCTGAACT AAAGTGCAGCGAGTTGGAGGAAGAGCTTAAAAACGTCACCAACAACCTTAAGTCTCTAGAGGCGCAGTCTGATAAG TACTCTGAGAAAGAAGACAAATACGAAGAGGAGATTAAAGTCCTGAACGACAGACTCAAGGAG GCGGAAACCCGAGCAGAATTTGCCGAAAGGACGGTGTCGAAGCTCGAAAAGACCATAGACGACCTAGAAG AGAGCCTGTCGCAGGCAAAAGAGGAAAACCTAGGAATGCAACAGGTTCTGGACCAAACACTGCAGGAGCTGAAtagcttgtaa
- the LOC105931019 gene encoding tropomyosin alpha-4 chain isoform X4 → MEMVKKKIQTLQQQVDEAEDRALTVQRELETERELRENAEGEVASLNRRIQLVEEELDRAQERLATALQKLEEAEKAADESERGMKVIENRAMKDEEKMEIQELQLKEAKHIAEEADRKYEEVARKLVILEGDLERAEERAEIAELKCSELEEELKNVTNNLKSLEAQSDKYSEKEDKYEEEIKVLNDRLKEAETRAEFAERTVSKLEKTIDDLEDELYTQKLKYKAISEELDHALNDMNTL, encoded by the exons ATGGAAATGGTAAAGAAGAAAATCCAAACGCTCCAGCAGCAAGTTGATGAGGCAGAAGATCGCGCACTGACGGTACAAAGGGAGTTGGAAACAGAACGGGAACTGCGCGAAAAT GCCGAGGGCGAAGTGGCCTCTCTGAACCGACGCATCCAGctggtggaggaggagctggaccGAGCTCAGGAGAGACTGGCCACGGCCCTGCAGAAGCTGGAGGAGGCCGAGAAGGCTGCGGACGAGAGCGAAAG AGGCATGAAGGTGATTGAGAACAGAGCCATGAAAGACGAGGAGAAGATGGAGAtccaggagctgcagctcaAAGAGGCCAAACACATCGCGGAGGAGGCTGACCGCAAATATGAGGAG GTTGCTCGCAAACTGGTGATCCTAGAGGGTGACCTGGAGAGAGCAGAAGAGAGGGCAGAAATCGCTGAACT AAAGTGCAGCGAGTTGGAGGAAGAGCTTAAAAACGTCACCAACAACCTTAAGTCTCTAGAGGCGCAGTCTGATAAG TACTCTGAGAAAGAAGACAAATACGAAGAGGAGATTAAAGTCCTGAACGACAGACTCAAGGAG GCGGAAACCCGAGCAGAATTTGCCGAAAGGACGGTGTCGAAGCTCGAAAAGACCATAGACGACCTAGAAG ACGAGTTGTACACTCAGAAGCTGAAATACAAGGCTATCAGCGAGGAGCTGGACCATGCCCTCAATGATATGAACACCTTGTGA
- the LOC105931019 gene encoding tropomyosin alpha-4 chain isoform X3: MEMVKKKIQTLQQQVDEAEDRALTVQRELETERELRENAEGEVASLNRRIQLVEEELDRAQERLATALQKLEEAEKAADESERGMKVIENRAMKDEEKMEIQELQLKEAKHIAEEADRKYEEVARKLVILEGDLERAEERAEIAELKCSELEEELKNVTNNLKSLEAQSDKYSEKEDKYEEEIKVLNDRLKEAETRAEFAERTVSKLEKTIDDLEESLSQAKEENLGMQQVLDQTLQELNSL; this comes from the exons ATGGAAATGGTAAAGAAGAAAATCCAAACGCTCCAGCAGCAAGTTGATGAGGCAGAAGATCGCGCACTGACGGTACAAAGGGAGTTGGAAACAGAACGGGAACTGCGCGAAAAT GCCGAGGGCGAAGTGGCCTCTCTGAACCGACGCATCCAGctggtggaggaggagctggaccGAGCTCAGGAGAGACTGGCCACGGCCCTGCAGAAGCTGGAGGAGGCCGAGAAGGCTGCGGACGAGAGCGAAAG AGGCATGAAGGTGATTGAGAACAGAGCCATGAAAGACGAGGAGAAGATGGAGAtccaggagctgcagctcaAAGAGGCCAAACACATCGCGGAGGAGGCTGACCGCAAATATGAGGAG GTTGCTCGCAAACTGGTGATCCTAGAGGGTGACCTGGAGAGAGCAGAAGAGAGGGCAGAAATCGCTGAACT AAAGTGCAGCGAGTTGGAGGAAGAGCTTAAAAACGTCACCAACAACCTTAAGTCTCTAGAGGCGCAGTCTGATAAG TACTCTGAGAAAGAAGACAAATACGAAGAGGAGATTAAAGTCCTGAACGACAGACTCAAGGAG GCGGAAACCCGAGCAGAATTTGCCGAAAGGACGGTGTCGAAGCTCGAAAAGACCATAGACGACCTAGAAG AGAGCCTGTCGCAGGCAAAAGAGGAAAACCTAGGAATGCAACAGGTTCTGGACCAAACACTGCAGGAGCTGAAtagcttgtaa